In one window of Desulforegula conservatrix Mb1Pa DNA:
- a CDS encoding DUF4347 domain-containing protein, translating to MDALNTRELIVVDAAVADWKVLSAGLSPDIPVILLPEGGNGLEALEQALSSYGQIDALHLVSHGGIGRLNLGDLQLTSSTLATNAETLLKIATHFSSESDLLLYGCSVALGSEGLGFVKALSQSLNGVDIAASTDRTGPLTLGGDWDLEYAYGEIETVLPFTVQGMQGIDECLGCSKPAFTTSLTCSGNGGIWTNNTAPTISLANTSQSYTENASAIQIDSAGTVNDTDGNADWNGGKLAVQITSGNIATDQISISDTDGDGIAITITGTNIFANGTDVGDLSASGGTVTNGTKLTITFNGIATNAIVQETLQSIRYLNTGDDPGSTNRVVTVTATDKNSVSASDTRTIAVTPVNDAPTDIALSASTASTFDASNYVVGTFSSTDVDTGDTHTYSLVPGIGDTNNGIFNINSNQLRLTNPSVLTAGTYSARICTTDNGTGNLTYEEAFTITVTDSLIVNTNSDVGDDALTGGSYAAELADGAGLSLREALVLASVGNKTIGFAAGLTGQTITLGSAATVAAGTTFDVDTAGTLTISGSSLSLPGALNLTNGAGDLLTIGSTLAGAGSIAKTGAGTLILSGANTYSGTTAVSGGTLQTNSLGSTSGLTLDGGALKTNGSPLSYSNAVTVGNSGGTTDLSNGSIALSGAISGVGALTINSTAPGNVLSLSGTNTYSGGTVLNGGILQFGSDTAVGSGTLIVNGGKVRASGVTSRTLTNNLVLGGTLTMSGSAALTFTGAVDLGGASRTISNTIASDLTLGGTVSNGSLVVSNPNSGALVLTGINTYGTTSVTAGTLSIERDYNLGSGLVTLNNGSLVLIGSNVTIDNAFSLGASHGTINNANAVTLSGSISGTGNLTKTGAGTLTLSGSNTYGGTTVSAGTFSVGSDSNLGAGQINLANSTIFQVTGATIIDNAIGLTGNATIQSDASVGVSGVISGNFNLAKTGVGTLTLSGTNTYGGTTTVSSGGLSVAADANLGTGQIILATNTTLAITGATTIDNLIELAGNATLQADANATISGVISGSGALAKTGSGTLTLSGNNTYSGNTAVNAGTLLVTGTCNSSGSFDVASGATIGGAGTITAVTVQSGGILAPGSGAGKITTGNLVLDGSLSAELGGVIVGTQYDQVDVVGTVDLSGATLNVSLINAFTPTTGNIFTLINNDGADAITGTFTGLSEGAMISAGGSRFTISYQGGDGNDVVLTALPPNTSPVITSNGGGATAAINVAENTTAVTTVAATDADAGQTVTYSITGGADQAKFSINTNSGALVFASAPNFEAPTDTGSNNTYEVIVQANDGNGGTDSQTITATVTDVNESATPPPTPPPSPDPTPTPNPVIPPKNEWGNLPDNDNDGVPEVVEGFVPGLTGGVTGDGNGDGVQDQLQSSVSSFPFLKTPTPDSNPGNAPSVFVTIVGGSDGGKIDSGSSPVSFKNIQQLDAPTDLPENVEMPLGMISFTADIETPGSSENFSIFVDENIAINGYWKQNQEGAWVNLASPEYGGQIVTEGGKTRLDFAILDGGEFDNDGEADGVITDPGAPGWRDIALAFDENYYLESKLQELRADGLTQYVDIRQVKGVI from the coding sequence ATGGACGCACTAAACACCCGTGAACTGATCGTAGTCGATGCAGCCGTAGCTGACTGGAAAGTCCTGAGCGCTGGCCTTAGCCCGGATATTCCTGTGATTCTGCTGCCAGAAGGCGGCAATGGGCTTGAGGCGCTCGAGCAGGCGCTATCCTCATATGGCCAGATTGATGCACTGCATCTGGTCAGCCACGGAGGAATAGGCCGACTGAACCTGGGCGATCTTCAACTCACCAGCTCAACTCTGGCGACCAATGCAGAAACACTTTTAAAAATCGCCACGCATTTCAGCTCAGAAAGCGATCTTCTGCTGTATGGTTGCTCCGTGGCACTTGGCAGCGAAGGGCTGGGTTTTGTTAAGGCTCTGTCACAGTCTCTGAACGGCGTCGATATTGCCGCATCCACTGACAGAACCGGCCCCCTTACCCTTGGCGGGGACTGGGATCTGGAATACGCATATGGTGAAATAGAGACGGTGCTGCCGTTCACTGTGCAGGGGATGCAGGGGATAGACGAGTGTCTTGGATGCTCAAAACCTGCCTTTACAACCAGCTTAACTTGCTCAGGTAACGGTGGGATTTGGACTAATAACACCGCACCCACGATCAGCCTGGCCAATACCAGCCAGTCCTACACCGAAAACGCCTCAGCTATCCAGATTGATTCCGCTGGCACGGTGAATGATACTGACGGCAATGCAGACTGGAACGGCGGCAAGCTTGCAGTACAGATCACAAGCGGCAATATCGCAACAGACCAGATATCCATATCTGATACCGATGGAGACGGAATAGCCATCACCATCACCGGCACAAACATCTTTGCAAATGGCACAGATGTAGGTGATCTTTCTGCAAGCGGCGGCACAGTTACAAACGGCACCAAGTTGACCATTACCTTTAACGGTATCGCGACCAACGCCATTGTCCAGGAAACGCTCCAGTCTATCAGATATCTAAATACAGGGGATGATCCTGGAAGCACAAACCGTGTGGTAACAGTCACTGCCACAGATAAAAATAGCGTTTCGGCAAGCGATACCAGAACGATTGCTGTGACACCAGTCAACGACGCCCCAACTGACATCGCCCTGTCCGCATCCACGGCCAGCACCTTCGATGCGTCCAACTATGTCGTCGGCACCTTTTCCAGCACTGACGTCGATACCGGAGACACCCACACCTACTCCCTGGTTCCCGGCATCGGCGACACCAATAACGGTATCTTCAACATAAATAGCAATCAGCTGCGCCTGACCAATCCGTCCGTTTTGACTGCCGGAACCTATTCGGCGCGCATCTGCACCACGGACAACGGCACGGGCAATCTGACCTATGAAGAGGCCTTCACCATCACGGTCACGGATTCCTTGATAGTGAACACCAATAGCGACGTTGGAGATGACGCCTTAACAGGCGGCAGCTATGCGGCGGAATTGGCCGACGGCGCGGGTCTCTCTCTGCGTGAGGCCTTGGTCCTGGCCAGCGTTGGCAACAAGACCATTGGTTTTGCGGCAGGATTGACAGGGCAGACCATTACGTTGGGTTCGGCTGCGACCGTGGCCGCAGGAACGACCTTCGACGTCGACACGGCTGGCACGCTGACCATCAGCGGCTCCTCCCTTTCGCTGCCTGGGGCGCTTAACCTGACCAATGGTGCAGGTGACCTGCTGACAATCGGCTCGACACTGGCTGGCGCGGGGTCTATCGCAAAAACCGGCGCGGGTACGCTAATTCTCTCGGGCGCCAACACCTACAGCGGGACAACCGCCGTTTCAGGTGGTACGTTGCAGACCAACAGCCTCGGCAGTACCTCCGGTTTGACCTTAGATGGCGGTGCGCTAAAGACCAATGGCAGCCCTCTCAGTTACAGTAACGCGGTGACGGTGGGAAACAGCGGAGGTACCACTGATCTTTCGAATGGGTCGATAGCCCTCAGCGGGGCGATCTCCGGCGTCGGCGCATTGACCATCAACAGCACTGCTCCCGGCAATGTCCTGAGCCTCAGCGGCACCAACACTTACAGCGGCGGCACGGTGCTGAATGGGGGTATCCTTCAATTTGGTTCCGATACTGCAGTGGGTTCCGGCACCCTGATCGTCAATGGCGGCAAGGTGCGCGCGTCCGGCGTGACATCTCGCACCCTGACCAACAATCTGGTCCTTGGCGGCACCTTGACCATGTCCGGTTCGGCAGCGTTGACCTTCACCGGAGCGGTTGATCTTGGCGGAGCATCCAGAACCATCTCCAATACCATAGCTTCAGATTTGACCTTGGGCGGAACTGTAAGCAACGGTTCCCTCGTAGTCAGCAACCCAAATTCTGGAGCGCTGGTTTTGACCGGTATCAACACCTATGGAACGACAAGCGTCACGGCAGGCACTCTGAGTATCGAAAGAGATTACAACCTTGGCTCTGGCCTAGTCACCCTCAATAATGGCAGCTTGGTCTTAATCGGAAGCAATGTCACCATCGATAATGCCTTCAGCCTCGGCGCCAGCCACGGTACCATCAACAATGCCAACGCCGTGACCCTGTCCGGGTCCATCTCCGGAACCGGCAACCTGACCAAAACCGGGGCTGGCACGCTGACACTGTCAGGAAGCAACACCTACGGCGGCACCACGGTATCCGCCGGGACGTTTAGCGTGGGCAGTGACAGCAATCTGGGCGCGGGACAAATCAATCTGGCGAATAGCACCATCTTCCAGGTCACCGGTGCGACCATCATCGACAACGCCATTGGCCTGACCGGCAACGCCACCATACAGAGCGATGCCTCTGTTGGAGTTTCCGGTGTGATCTCCGGCAACTTCAATCTGGCCAAAACCGGCGTGGGAACGCTCACCCTTTCTGGCACCAACACTTATGGCGGGACGACAACCGTTTCTTCAGGCGGGTTGAGCGTCGCGGCCGATGCCAACCTTGGAACAGGCCAAATCATTCTGGCCACAAACACGACCCTGGCCATCACCGGGGCGACGACCATCGACAATCTTATTGAATTGGCCGGAAACGCCACACTCCAAGCCGATGCCAACGCGACGATCTCTGGCGTTATTTCCGGCTCCGGCGCTTTGGCCAAGACAGGCTCAGGCACCCTTACCTTGTCCGGGAACAACACTTATAGCGGTAATACCGCCGTGAACGCGGGGACGTTATTGGTCACGGGCACTTGCAACAGCAGTGGGTCATTCGACGTTGCCAGCGGTGCGACCATAGGCGGTGCCGGCACCATCACTGCGGTAACCGTGCAATCCGGCGGAATCCTTGCGCCAGGCAGCGGCGCTGGAAAAATCACGACCGGCAATCTCGTCCTGGATGGCTCATTGAGCGCCGAACTGGGCGGTGTCATCGTGGGCACACAGTATGACCAGGTGGATGTCGTGGGAACGGTCGATCTCAGCGGCGCGACCTTGAATGTATCCCTCATCAACGCCTTTACTCCGACAACAGGAAATATCTTTACCCTGATCAACAACGACGGGGCGGACGCCATCACTGGCACCTTCACCGGGTTGAGCGAAGGCGCGATGATTAGCGCCGGCGGATCTCGATTTACCATCAGCTACCAAGGCGGTGATGGAAACGATGTGGTTTTGACGGCGCTTCCGCCTAACACCTCGCCCGTCATCACCTCAAACGGAGGCGGAGCGACGGCCGCGATTAATGTTGCCGAGAACACTACTGCGGTCACGACGGTAGCTGCAACCGACGCAGACGCAGGCCAGACTGTTACGTATTCCATAACAGGAGGCGCTGATCAGGCAAAATTCTCCATCAATACCAACTCAGGCGCACTTGTATTTGCTTCTGCTCCAAATTTCGAGGCTCCTACAGACACAGGTTCAAACAACACATACGAGGTCATTGTCCAGGCAAATGATGGAAACGGCGGAACAGATAGCCAGACCATTACCGCCACTGTGACCGATGTCAACGAAAGCGCTACGCCTCCGCCAACTCCTCCTCCGTCACCAGATCCTACACCTACCCCGAATCCTGTCATACCTCCTAAAAATGAATGGGGCAATCTGCCTGACAACGACAATGACGGAGTGCCAGAAGTCGTGGAAGGCTTTGTTCCCGGCCTTACAGGCGGAGTGACAGGAGACGGAAATGGCGATGGAGTACAGGATCAGCTCCAGAGCAGCGTCAGTTCGTTTCCTTTTCTTAAGACTCCCACTCCTGATAGTAATCCCGGAAATGCTCCGAGTGTGTTTGTGACCATCGTTGGAGGCTCTGACGGAGGAAAGATTGATTCCGGGTCTTCTCCTGTATCATTCAAGAATATCCAGCAGCTTGATGCGCCGACCGATCTTCCGGAAAATGTTGAGATGCCACTTGGAATGATAAGCTTTACAGCTGACATCGAAACCCCCGGATCGTCGGAAAATTTCAGTATTTTTGTCGATGAGAACATCGCCATAAACGGTTACTGGAAACAGAACCAGGAAGGTGCCTGGGTT